A segment of the Bacillota bacterium genome:
AGGCGCAGTCTCCATCGTGTTTGTTGTCTTTTAGCCGAATGCGATACTGGCCGTCGCCGGCGGTGTGCAGATCCTCATAGGTGCCCACCCAGACCAGCCAATCGCCCCAGGTGGGCGAGTCTTTGGCCACATCCCGGAAGCTGACCACCAGTCGTCCGTCGGGTGCATAACGGGCCACGTGCCGGTCGCCGGTTAAGGCCGGGGAAAGCTGTTGGGGTGCAGACCACGTCTGGCCTTCATCATCACTGAAGATCACAAAGGAATTGAACTTCTTGCTGTTCTCCCGCAGGATTAGGGCAATTTGTTTGCCATCGGGGGAGCGGACCGCACCGGGTTCACACAGATGTGCCTCTGGTAACTCGGCGATCACCCGCGGCTGGCTCCAGGTCAACCCCCCGTCTTCCGAAGTACACATCAGGATTTGAAAACTGGACCACTTACCGGCATTGTGTAAGAAGCGACCATCGTCGTGGAAAAATGCAGCATAGTGTCCCGGACCCGTATGGAGAGGGATCAGACTAGCCATGGTCACGATGCCTCCGAAATCTCCGATGGGAGCAAGTTCTGTCCAGGTTTCCCCATCGTCCTCGGAGACTGACATCCGAATGGGGTAAAGTCCCGAGAAAAGGATCAGTCTTTTCGTTCCCTGGGCGTCTACCACCCGGTGGATGGTGGGGGTTTCCTTGCTGGTTTCAAAGCTTTCGGGCACCGGTAAACGCTCGGACCAGGTGAGGCCGCCGTCGGTACTCTTCTTCAGGATGATGGGTCCCCGCCCGTGCCCCTTGGGGTAAACCGTGAGGATCGTCTTGCCGCCCTCCAGGAGTACTGTGGTGGGATGGCCCAGATATTGGCCAGGTTCCCGGTCCACGATCACTTGCCGCTTGACATCGGTATCTAGATCGATAAATCTTGTATTGAATATGTATTTCATTTTCCCGCTTCCCTTCGTGTTAGTGGTGACACCTCTAGTACCTCTTGTATCCGTAATATGAACAATGTATCTACAATTTGGTGAGTCAAGAACAGTGTATCATGAAATCCATAGTTAAGCAAGCACACCCCTTGGTTTTCATCCGGTTACCGCTTGTTAATGATTCCCTGGTCCCGGATCGACTGACTTCTTTCTGGTACCGCTGTGTTATGGCAATCGATCGAAGTTGTGGCGGCGAATCAAAATATTGCAATGTGACCGATCTGTTGTAGCCAACAAACGACTTATCCTACCTTATTTCCCTCTGTACAGCCGCGGCCCTAGTCATAATCTCTTGGATTACCGCCGTCTTCGCGTCCGCGTAATGCTGGATATGGTGCCAGGTCCGCTTAGCCAGTTCCTTCTTGGTCCGCGCGTATTTTTCCCGATCTTCTTCTTTGTTCCGCAACCAATCGCGAAAGCGCAGCATGCGCTCCACTTCCTCGGTGCCTTTCGCGGAAAACATGTAGGTTGATGTCGGTGTTTGGGCCCTTGAACATTCGGTGTTGGTACCAGTCTGGTTCTCTGATCTTCAGTTTGTACCCGGCCCCTTCTAAGGCGGGTACATAGGAGGATTCGTCACTGGAGTCACTTACTACCAGGACTATATCTATAGTCGGTTTCGCCCATAGTCCTGGCACAGAGGTGGAACCTACGTGTTCCACCCATAAGGCCTTAAGGCCCAAAACTGCCCGGATACGCTCTGCTTCCCGGGCGAACAAAGCAGGCCAAGGAGGATCATATTCCACCAAAGTGATGGGTGCGTTGTGGGGTCTTAATTCACCAACGGTACACTTGCCCAGTTCCTCATCGGTCCGCATCACATGATCCGACATCTGTCAGCACTCCTAGATTGGGCTTGTCCTGTCCTGTGGTCTCCCCGTCGGTGGGATGCTGTATGCCCTTCCCTTTGGTCCTGGGGAAGAACCAGGGGGTTTAAGCTTATAGTACCATGTCTTAAGATGGCGAACCAACTACTCTTGATCGGTATCTCTTCTGGGAACGATCTTGGCATCGTCCAAGGGGGTGGCCGTAGGCCACCCCGTTCTCCTTACAAGCTCTGGTTTCCCTTATGGAAGCAAAAGGGAGTCTAGTTTGATCAGTCTATTACTCCTCAAAGAGATTGGCCAAAGCGATATTTAGCTCGTGTTGCACAAGTTCCAGGCGGGTACTGGCCGGTTCGGTACCATCCAGGATGGGACCGAACCACCCGTAGGCCTGGCTGGCCAGGATCTGGCCTGTCCCCATGATACTCTCTTCGATGGCCCGGCGGGAATTGGCCACGGTGCCATCGATGAAGGCGAAGAGCGCGTTTTGGGGAATATCCACGATGTCAGTGATCTTGTCTACATAGACCGGAAGGGCGGATCTGCGGGCTGGGATATCCCCAGTGATCTCAGCCCACAGGGCTAAACCCTCGGTTCCCGTGGCGAATTTTACGAACTCCCAGGCTGCCTCGATATTCTGGCTATCCTTAGCGATAAACAACCCATCCACCCAACGGGTATTTGCCCTGTTCTTCACCTTCGGCACCGGTGCCATGCCCCAGTCGAAGGCCATGTTTCCAGTTTCGGTGGCGGTCAGGAAGTTTTTCAGTTTCCACATACCGATCCAGTCCATACCTAACAGTCCCTGCTCAAAACCGGACCAGGAGCTGATCCCCTTGGCCGGTCCTTCGGCTGCATAGTTCTGGTACAACTCCGCCATGGCTTCAAAGGCTTGGATGGTTTCTGGGCGGGTCATGGTGGCTTCCCGGGCAATACCGGTTACATAGGCCTCCTCCGGGAACCAATCACCACCAAAGATCCAAGTGACGTCGGGCAGGTAGGTTTCCGTCGCTTGACCCACACCTAACCGGCGGTATTGATTGTCAGGACCCCGTTCTGTGAGTCGACGACAAACCTGGATAAACTCATCCCAGGTCCAGTCGGTGGCATCCCAGTCCATGGTCAACGGTGGAATTCCCTGCTGCGCAAAGAGATCCTTGTTCCAGAACACCACCTGGGGCACAACGTTGATGGGCATTCCGTAAAGCTTTCCATTTACTCCATAGGAATTGAAGATTCCCGGGAGGAAGTCATCGATGGCCAATTCCTCCAGGTCCCGTTCCACCAGTTCAGTGAGATCCAAGATCCAGCCGTTGTAAATGGGAAGCAGGCGATCCGCAGTCCCGAAGTGAACGTCCGGTGCCATCCCCGAGGCCACAAGGATCGTCAGTTTGTCCAAGTATCCTGTGTGAGAACCGCCAGAAAGAAGCTCCACCTTGATATCCGGATGGGCTTCTTCGAAGGCTGCGGCCACCCTTTGGGCCCATTCGGTCTCCAGGGGGATGGACCGGTGCATGTAGGTGATGGTGACTTGCGCCTGGGCAAGTGCGTTACCCAACAACAGCACCGCCAACACGGTGATCATCAGGGACTTCCTTAGCACAGCAGAATTCATTTATAATGTGCTCCTTTCCTATGACCAGATATTAGTCTAGAATTTGGGAGGATACCCGGTATTTCCGCATGGCACAGGGACCGTGATCCAGCGAAGATCCGGGAACCATCCAACCTTCGTACTGTGAACCTGAGGTCGTAAGGACGGCCCCAAAGAAGGCTTCCCTGGGGCCGTAGGCCTTTGTGCTCTATTCTGTTGACTGTAGGATCGCGCGGATTTGCTCTGCGGTACTGATGGCCACGTTGCGCACCGGCTCACCTTGTACACCCCGAATACCCACCTGGCTTCTGGATGGCGCGGCATGCGGTAGACGTAGTCGGCCACCATCAGCATGAGCATCTTGTTCTTCGGACCTAAGTCGTTTTCCACGAACGCCTCGCCCCGGGCCACGGAAATGCGAGCAGGCATTTCTCCCTGCACACCCTCAGAGGCCACGGATAGGGCACGGATCTTCAGGGCCCGTTCGTCGTAGGCTAAGAACTTCAAGAGCCGATAGGCTTCCTCGGGATACTGGGTGGTGGTACTGATCCCCAGGGCCCGGCTGACGAACTCATAGCCCCGGCCACCGTTGGGTCCCACCGGCGGTAAGGTAATATCCCATTGGAAGTTAGCATCCTTGAAAGCGTAGGACCCCCAAAGACCGCTAAGGACCATCGCGGTGGTTTCCCCGAGGAATTCGTTGACGTAGTTGGCCGTCGGTGGTGACAGACGGCGATGTACCAGGTCTACATAAGCTTCATATCCGGCAATGGCCTCCGGTGAATCGATCAGGGTATCGGTGGGATTGCGCCAATCGTCCACCATTTTACCACCCCAGCTGTGCATGAAGTTCAGGGGGTGACCGGAGTAGAAAGCCCACCGGGTTACCTGATCCCCATCGGTTTTCACCAGTTTGGCAGCATAGCGCAGGAAGTCTTCCCACTCCCAGTGGTCCGGTGGGGTCGGCAGACCCGATTCCGCAATCACATCGGCGTTGTAGAACAAGGCCGCCACCATATGGTACTCATAGGGCATGCCATACAGGACACCGCCCACGGAGAACTCTTCGATACCCTCCGGAAATAGATCATAAAGATCTACTTCGGGGTCATCCTTGACAAATTTGTCAAGGGGGGTCAACAGACCCATTCCCACCAGTTCATTCACTGTGTGACTATGAACCATATAAACATCAGGGGCCATACCACCGGCCGCCCACAGCAACAACTGATCCGGTGTGATGGGCGCATTCCGGTACTCCACTTCGATGTCCGGGTTTTCCTCCATAAACATCTCGATTAACTGCTGTTCCACATTGGCTGTAACGTCAGTGACATTGTTAACATAAACCAGTTTCACCTTTGCTTCGGACAGGCCGCTGAGGATAAAGACCAATCCCAGCAACACGATTGCTACCCTCTGGATTCTTTGCACCGTAACTGACCTCCCTTTTGTGGTTTAGTCCAGAGAAATCAAAACGCTGACTATACATTAATCCACTTGCCCTGTGGTGCGTTCGTTCATCAATCACCTCCCTTTGACCCAATAAGCGACAATTTGTTGCCTTCAGCCCAGTGCTTATCAGTTAAGTTATAGATCATCTTAGTCCGAATCAGTCATGGTTTTTGCCCCGTGACCATCACCTCGCCCCGGAACTGTTTCTCTGCTCATGGGATTCAGGCTGGGTCTATACAAATGGCCATCCTCGAGAAATGGCACCTAAGTGAATTCCACCGATTCCTGTTTATCTTTGGTCACGTTGTGCATACTTCAACCACATTATGGATATCTTGGTT
Coding sequences within it:
- a CDS encoding exo-alpha-sialidase codes for the protein MKYIFNTRFIDLDTDVKRQVIVDREPGQYLGHPTTVLLEGGKTILTVYPKGHGRGPIILKKSTDGGLTWSERLPVPESFETSKETPTIHRVVDAQGTKRLILFSGLYPIRMSVSEDDGETWTELAPIGDFGGIVTMASLIPLHTGPGHYAAFFHDDGRFLHNAGKWSSFQILMCTSEDGGLTWSQPRVIAELPEAHLCEPGAVRSPDGKQIALILRENSKKFNSFVIFSDDEGQTWSAPQQLSPALTGDRHVARYAPDGRLVVSFRDVAKDSPTWGDWLVWVGTYEDLHTAGDGQYRIRLKDNKHDGDCAYPGVELLPDGTFVMVTYGHWTEGEQPYILAVRFKLEEIDALAEA
- a CDS encoding sugar ABC transporter substrate-binding protein; amino-acid sequence: MNSAVLRKSLMITVLAVLLLGNALAQAQVTITYMHRSIPLETEWAQRVAAAFEEAHPDIKVELLSGGSHTGYLDKLTILVASGMAPDVHFGTADRLLPIYNGWILDLTELVERDLEELAIDDFLPGIFNSYGVNGKLYGMPINVVPQVVFWNKDLFAQQGIPPLTMDWDATDWTWDEFIQVCRRLTERGPDNQYRRLGVGQATETYLPDVTWIFGGDWFPEEAYVTGIAREATMTRPETIQAFEAMAELYQNYAAEGPAKGISSWSGFEQGLLGMDWIGMWKLKNFLTATETGNMAFDWGMAPVPKVKNRANTRWVDGLFIAKDSQNIEAAWEFVKFATGTEGLALWAEITGDIPARRSALPVYVDKITDIVDIPQNALFAFIDGTVANSRRAIEESIMGTGQILASQAYGWFGPILDGTEPASTRLELVQHELNIALANLFEE
- a CDS encoding sugar ABC transporter substrate-binding protein, which produces MQRIQRVAIVLLGLVFILSGLSEAKVKLVYVNNVTDVTANVEQQLIEMFMEENPDIEVEYRNAPITPDQLLLWAAGGMAPDVYMVHSHTVNELVGMGLLTPLDKFVKDDPEVDLYDLFPEGIEEFSVGGVLYGMPYEYHMVAALFYNADVIAESGLPTPPDHWEWEDFLRYAAKLVKTDGDQVTRWAFYSGHPLNFMHSWGGKMVDDWRNPTDTLIDSPEAIAGYEAYVDLVHRRLSPPTANYVNEFLGETTAMVLSGLWGSYAFKDANFQWDITLPPVGPNGGRGYEFVSRALGISTTTQYPEEAYRLLKFLAYDERALKIRALSVASEGVQGEMPARISVARGEAFVENDLGPKNKMLMLMVADYVYRMPRHPEARWVFGVYKVSRCATWPSVPQSKSARSYSQQNRAQRPTAPGKPSLGPSLRPQVHSTKVGWFPDLRWITVPVPCGNTGYPPKF